A window of Primulina tabacum isolate GXHZ01 chromosome 4, ASM2559414v2, whole genome shotgun sequence contains these coding sequences:
- the LOC142542833 gene encoding methylsterol monooxygenase 1-1-like, protein MLPYTTVVEAEATLGRSLTVAESLWLSYTAAKSDYFLYCHNIIFLFAIFSVIPLYYLFLEYFFKNTIEPFKIQPKVKISLSDSLSCYKSVMRMFFLVVGPLQLVSYPTIKMIGIRTSLPLPSLWEITVQLLVYFIVEDYTNYWVHRLLHSKWGYDKIHKVHHEYTAPIGFAAPYAHWAEILILGIPSFLGPAMVPGHIITFWLWIALRQIEAIETHSGYDFPWTPTKYIPFYGGADYHDYHHYVGGQSQSNFASVFTYCDYIYGTDKGYRYQKKVLQQLQEGLKSNGVKNENLQNQSAQGCKLN, encoded by the exons ATGCTGCCGTACACCACCGTGGTAGAGGCGGAAGCCACTTTGGGGAGATCGCTCACGGTGGCGGAGTCCCTTTGGCTTAGCTACACTGCCGCCAAATCCGACTACTTCCTGTACTGCCACAACATCATCTTTCTCTTTGCCATTTTCTCAGTCATCCCCTTATACTACCTATTTCTGGagtatttcttcaagaacaccATCGAGCCTTTCAAAATCCAGCCCAAAGTTAAGATTTCTCTCTCCGATTCCCTAAGCTGCTACAAATCCGTCATGCGTATGTTCTTTCTTGTGGTTGGACCTCTTCAACTAGTTTCATATCCTACCATTAAG ATGATTGGGATAAGAACAAGCTTGCCATTGCCTTCTTTGTGGGAAATTACAGTCCAATTGTTGGTATATTTTATTGTCGAGGACTACACAAACTATTGGGTCCATAGACTTCTGCATTCCAAATGGGGGTATGATAAGATTCACAAGGTGCATCATGAGTACACTGCTCCAATTGGGTTTGCGGCGCCGTATGCTCATTGGGCTGAGATTTTGATCCTCGGGATTCCCTCCTTTCTAGGACCTGCCATGGTCCCAGGTCATATTATTACCTTCTGGTTATGGATTGCTTTGAGGCAGATAGAGGCCATTGAGACTCACAGTGG GTACGACTTCCCTTGGACTCCGACGAAATATATCCCTTTTTATGGTGGTGCGGATTACCACGATTACCATCATTATGTCGGCGGGCAAAGCCAGAGTAATTTTGCATCAGTGTTTACGTATTGTGATTACATTTATGGCACTGACAAG GGATACCGCTATCAAAAGAAAGTCCTCCAGCAG TTACAGGAGGGACTAAAAAGCAACGGCGTGAAGAACGAAAATTTGCAGAACCAATCAGCTCAAGGTTGTAAACTCAATTAA
- the LOC142542834 gene encoding uncharacterized protein At4g22758-like, translating into MRQKGMRRRIPANRRANSNDPGKPTSSPSPTVRRRIKPAAHGRKFLEPSKDVNILRRSKSAPSLLKGFGTEAVEKVSAEEDEGVLYRPQTWADIFTSPEISTPRKCYQKDAKVVVKVTVEGSAGPIQTLVKLGSNVEETINLVITKYNEEGRIPPLDKHSASTCQLHQSYFSLHSLSKSDLIGDIGSRSFYLRKHSSDQLHNANGEENAINSSYRVDVKMSSSCNQSPVSSSSFASFFFYRDIKKIFLRTRKFCNFFGCIPCMT; encoded by the exons ATGCGCCAGAAAGGTATGCGGAGAAGGATTCCGGCGAACCGGAGGGCAAACTCTAATGATCCCGGCAAACCAACATCATCTCCGTCTCCGACAGTTCGTCGGAGGATCAAGCCTGCTGCTCATGGTAGGAAGTTTCTGGAGCCGTCCAAGGACGTGAATATTCTGAGGAGAAGCAAGTCGGCGCCGTCTCTGCTCAAAGGATTTGGAACGGAGGCTGTGGAGAAGGTCTCGGCCGAAGAGGACGAGGGTGTTCTGTATCGGCCTCAAACATGGGCGGATATATTCACTTCACCGGAGATATCGACTCCTCGGAAATGCTACCAG AAAGATGCTAAGGTTGTGGTGAAGGTGACTGTGGAGGGAAGTGCTGGTCCGATTCAGACATTAGTGAAGTTGGGATCCAACGTTGAGGAAACCATAAATCTCGTGATAACAAAGTACAACGAAGAAGGACGAATCCCTCCTCTGGATAAGCATTCAGCTTCAACTTGCCAATTGCATCAATCTTATTTTAGTCTTCACA GTTTGAGCAAGTCGGATTTGATTGGCGACATTGGCAGCAGAAGCTTTTATCTTAGAAAACATAGCAGTGATCAACTCCACAACGCTAACGGGGAAGAAAACGCTATAAATTCTTCGTATCGAGTCGACGTTAAAATGAGTTCGAGCTGCAATCAGTCGCCCGTCTCCTCCTCATCTTTTGCTTCATTCTTTTTCTACCGTGACATCAAGAAAATCTTTCTAAGAACTCgaaaattttgtaattttttcgGATGCATTCCTTGTATgacataa
- the LOC142542835 gene encoding protein cornichon homolog 4-like, which produces MGDVWAWLLFFFIVIALLVMLVFQLMCLADLEFDYINPYDSASRINSVVLPEFITQGVLCALFLITGHWVMSFLCLPYLYYNVRLYLRRQHLVDVTEIFNLLGWEKKQRLFKLGYIILLLFMCLFWMIYNALEDDEQSL; this is translated from the exons ATGGGGGATGTGTGGGCATGGCTTCTGTTCTTCTTCATAGTTATTGCTCTACTCGTTATGCTCGTTTTCCAG CTCATGTGCTTGGCCGATCTAGAGTTTGATTATATCAATCCATATGACTCTGCTTCTCGAATAAACTCAGTGGTTTTACCAGAATTCATCACACAAGGAGTTTTATGTGCCCTCTTTCTCATAACAGGACATTGGGTTATGTCATTTCTCTGTCTTCCATACCTCTACTACAATGTGCGATT gtATCTTCGAAGGCAGCATCTAGTAGATGTAACCGAAATCTTTAACTTGCTAGGTTGGGAAAAGAAGCAACGGCTTTTCAAGCTTGGTTACATAATACTTCTTCTCTTCATGTGTCTGTTCTG GATGATTTACAATGCATTAGAAGACGACGAGCAGTCACTATAA
- the LOC142542836 gene encoding germin-like protein subfamily 1 member 13 has translation MDLKPHLKLKNFSSKTFKMGFRFFLGFFVVTLICLLASASDPSPLQDFCVAVEDAKAAVFVNGKICKNPNMVYADDFYFGGLNKPGNTSNQVGSRVTPVNVNQIPGLNTLGISLVRVDYAPYGLNPPHTHPRATEILVVIEGTLSVGFVTSNPANPNQKNKLFTKTLYPGDVFVFPEGLIHFQFNTGKTKAVAFAGLSSQNPGVITIANAVFGSEPPISIDVLTKAFQVDKNVIKHLQEQFWTNN, from the exons ATGGATTTGAAACCACATCTCAAGCTCAAAAACTTCAGCAGCAAAACATTTAAGATGGGCTTTCGTTTCTTTCTAGGCTTTTTTGTAGTAACTTTGATATGCTTATTAGCATCTGCATCTGATCCTAGTCCTCTTCAAGACTTTTGTGTCGCGGTCGAGGATGCAAAGGCTGCTG TGTTTGTGAATGGAAAGATTTGCAAGAACCCAAATATGGTTTACGCAGATGATTTCTATTTTGGTGGTCTGAACAAACCCGGAAACACATCAAATCAAGTAGGCTCGAGGGTTACTCCGGTTAATGTAAACCAAATACCTGGACTCAATACTTTGGGCATTTCTTTGGTTCGAGTTGATTATGCACCATATGGGCTCAACCCTCCTCACACACATCCTCGTGCCACTGAAATTCTTGTCGTAATTGAAGGAACTCTATCTGTTGGGTTTGTGACTTCGAATCCTGCAAATCCCAACCAGAAGAACAAGCTTTTTACCAAGACATTGTATCCAGGAGATGTGTTTGTGTTTCCTGAAGGTCTCATTCATTTTCAGTTCAATACCGGAAAAACCAAGGCTGTTGCATTTGCCGGGTTAAGTAGTCAGAATCCTGGAGTTATCACCATTGCAAATGCTGTTTTTGGCTCTGAACCACCAATTTCCATCGATGTTCTTACGAAGGCATTCCAGGTTGACAAGAACGTTATAAAACATCTTCAAGAACAATTTTGGACAAACAACTAA